ACTGATAAAGTGAATACCGAATTCGATCTGGTATTACagagacttaaattttgaatcaattgtTTCTTCCAAGAAATTATTACGTAAAGACAAAAACTTTCCTTTTTCCCCTAAAATAATCaacaagaaaaaattgaaataaatttttcgttTCGATTTGAGTACCTGAGAATGACTCATTATTCTTTCTTATACGAAACCTAATTGAGGAAAATCCTCAATtacttttccaaaaatagaaatgagaaaaaagtaGTGCCCTGgatgaaaataactaaaaacgtAGTAATTTTCAAAGCATCTATATTTTTAATAGCGATCGAAAATCAATGGTTTCTTGCtaaataaaatgatgaactaGTTATTTGTTACAGTTCTTGGACGGGATGAACTTAAGTATTGCAGAAAGCTTTATGATTGTTTTCAATACCACCGGCAAAATACTTTCAGGTGAATAAATTGCTTTTCTCCATTTCGGAGacataaagaaaaagaaaatcgctAGTGGGTTGTGCTCgaaattcattcaaaattgaTGTGTttgaaaaagggaaataaaaaagaaaaaaaatactaattgtaaaaacatttttataaaatagtATGGATTTCTTAAAGTTTAGACGGTTTATTTAACGTAAAGAAAGTGCACTTACGGAAAGAGGTATTGATTTATGAAGTTTTCATTTTTGGAATTTGACTCATATGATTTTCATAAGCGTTTTAATAAAAGAATGTGTATAATAATttctcataaataattttttttttctatatgtaTCGTGTGAAAGTCGATTTTCAAGGATCTCGCCGCGCACCGTACGTTTGTATCTTGAAATGACCGGTCCCTTTAGATTTTGGACTTAGCGTAGATTATTTTGAGTAGTCAAATGCTTGAGGATTTATCCAGAAACTTTTGTAGTGTAAGGAACGTGTAAGGTCTAGTATACTTCCGCCAGTGTTTTGACCCTGAGTAAAGTTAGAGCccagaaacaaataaaatttttaaaaacttttaggattatttcataaaaaattaccattgAAAAGTTGCTTAGCTGTATCATATGAGCAGTTTATTTCGCTACACTGAAAATTGTCTGTGCACATTGGAAAAACATTAtattcagaaaaagtgatccagTTGTCCAAATATGCACTAAAACATGTTCCGAATGCACTCTGCTGAAGGAAAAATGTACTGAAAAGTTCCCCCAATGTGTCCCGATCAGGATATATATCAAATTTAAACTTAGTAACACATTTGAGAATAGATAGGGACACATTTGAGAGCAGGTTGGAGCACATTTGAGAATAGATCAGGAACCCATTTGAGCACACTTGGAGAAATCATCAGATTTTTCGTACAAGTAAAATTAGCCTTCCCTGATCAAAAACTGCCCGTAATCAGACGGCGATGGACTAGTTTGTCTAGTTTATCTTAAAAATTGTTTGCTgagaaaaaatgtatatttgtaATACTGTTTTTCAATTTGTCTCTCTTAAACTTTTGCGTTGAATATCAGACAAAATTGCTGAATTCAAAATGTTCCTGACAGAAAGTtcattaatgattgaaatttactgaaaaataatgctgcataattttagaaaatgaatttgaTATCAGTTCTACATCAtaaatcatccccccccccccaccatgaaAAAAGCTTATATTGTTTTTAGAATCAATTTCAAATATCTAAAATAATATGCAACGTTGGATTGAAAATGAGGATTGATATGCGGGAATGTAAGTGCATTTAGTTAGAACTTCTTTTTAAAGATGCAGTTGTGTAAGAAGAATTTTTACCATACTTGaataaaactgctttaaaagaATAAGGAAAAAATCCAGTAGAAACTCCGCtcatagaaacaaaaaacatgCTATATcaactaaaataaaagaaaatatttgcattacgtCCTTTATTAGTATTGAACCTCAAAAATCTATATTTACAGCATTTAAGATCAGCAATAAAGCTAGTCATAATATTACTTAATAGTTTGATAACTCTTTTACCCTGATTTTTCAGCTAGGGGGAGCATAATTAGTATTGAAAGTATACTGATTCATACCCAAGTTTAGTGGGGTAATTCTGGGTCAGTATAGTATCTGATATTTTAGTTGCTTTTCTCATTTATTTCTATGTGAATAATATCAGTATTAACTTCAACTTATCCTtttctaggctcaaattttctctcaaaaagaaattttaatgctccAAGTGCAACATTGGATGATATATCATCTTCAATTGCTGCTAAAGTATGCCCTTTTGGCTAGTAAATCAATTCCAGCTTTGAAGATAAACTATTTCAGCATGCAATAATGGCACACATCAAGtaccaaaataagaaaaaaaataatatgaatccCTATAGTATCAAATAAGGGGATAAATTTAATAGTTATTACAAATCTTGACTTGTATCTTGGAGCTGCAAGGAAAAAGAAGCAGAAGAGAAATCAAATGCAAAACACAGATGTAGGATGAAGTCACTAAGAAATATCCCTgcttgcgaaaaaaataaaaatacctcaaCAAGCTGATATAGACAGCCCCTAAATACAAAATCAGCTTATTTTGGAAGAGTTTATGACAACCGGAAAAAAGCGGGAAGAATCTGCAATaactcaattgcaaaaatgttcattctttaaaaatgttaaaagatagTACCACAACCGAATTTATTCTGTACTTGAACATCAGATAGACTTTGTAATGAATGATGATAGCGACATATTCTATAATGGGAAAGTAACTTAAAATTTGGACAaggaaaaagcaaaaataaattttctgcaaaaaaggtgtcggaaattttatttttccaagcgAGACATATTTGGAGAAATTTGAAATTGCAATTGCATTTTTTCGGTCTAGTTAATTGAACttgtaaagaaaaaactttgCAGTTGACAGAAACATGATTGTTGAAGGTTGCATACAAATATTCAAGAAATTTCTTCCCGGAATCGTGGGCTTAGAGCAAAGAGCAATAATTTATTGTAGTCGACTAGTTACagtaacatcaaattatttcaatataaagaAATACttcttcaatataaaaatttttatcattaaaaaaaaatctctttgtgtgctgataaacattaatttagaaTGGTTAATTACTTTTGACAGGGCTTACTTTAAAAAAGGGAATGTCCCATATTCACCCCATGTGTGACCCATAATTGCTCCGATCCGGGGTGATTCTTGttcattgatttaatttaaataaaataaataataatgcaattttaggtaaagaatttgaataatttcttaattattttagcttactccatgccaaattaaatcattttatcttttatacttaTGAAAATATTTAGATGCTACGGTTTTTTGACCCATATTTTCCCCGTCTGGCCCTAATTATCcgaaaataatccttcacagtcaattatttttagactttttcgaTCATCTAtagcgaaatttttattttaccgaAGTGTGAAGGAAGCCGGCGGAGACACtaggattttgtctgaaaaccagaAACTGgggacgtctggcaagcgtaATTTAAATCCATTTGTAAACGTAGAAGGAGATTGGTGGAAGtgattttaaagttactttaaaacaagTTACAAGTAACTGTTCGTATAAGTTGATGCATTATAGAAAAAGTTCTTATCTCAAAAAACCCAACCTtgtcttgaaaaattaaaatttgcacagtaataattatttttgcagatgtttttacaaaaccttcaattatttataactatataAGGATGTTATACTCGTTCCAACCACAACGTATTAATAGTTAGcattaaaactttttgagctATTAACTGCTCAGCGGTACGTCTTTTGCTTACTGAGCATTTTCTCTAATATCTTTCTTTAAAAACCCAGCTCACGACCGTGGACATCCATAAAAACAATAGCCTTCAGCATATGCCCAAAAGTTCGCGCTTATGAGTTTATGGCTCTTCATTGAAAATGCTCTAATTATGTCAGCAGAAATGACTTTAAAGAATTCAGTGAAACTGCAGTTCTCTGAGACAAAGAATGCAAACAATCATTTCTTTGGAATGTTCGATTGCTCTCAATTGCGCCTTCCAAATTACTTCATTAGATGAAATTCTTGgactactttcaaaaataattcatctTGGCTTTTAACGGTAACCACGGAGCAGAACTAATTTCAtgctacagtttaaaaaaaaatataaaaaatcttatTCTGTTTCCGGCTGGAAATACGATTAATAAGCGACGGCATGGCGGGCGCTTTTTTTagtaagagaagaaaaaaaaactttatttttttatgagtatttttacatttccctcttttctgttgtaTTAAGAGAGATTTTTCACTTTACAACGAATATTGCGAATATTCTTTTATTTGCATAACGGATATCTGTCAGATGATTAGTTGAGCTAGGTTCATGTAACTAGAAGCTGCAAACAGTTTAATTtcaataagaaatttaaatgttgTTCCATTAGGGATTATTGAAAATTATTCCTTTACGTCTGGCTACTCCACATAGTAAAAACTATATTATATTAAACTGGATGTATGTGGGTGTGTGCGTGTCTCTTCAAAGATTATGAAGAACCAGAGACGCAGAAAACAGTCAGTGCCTTTGTCGCATTATTATGTGGCATGTTAAAGATCCCGTGAGTGCCTTTTTGGCTCAGGCACTCTCTGTCAAATTAAATTCCTTGTCCTACGCAGCCCCTTTGGAAGAGGAGAGGGGGTAATTTAACAATCAAACAAAATGATATAAAATCAGCGCAGTGCAAGCCtcgataaataaataataaattactaCCTGTATAATTTCCCTTCTGATCTGATGGGCATGATCACGATAAAAATGTATTGCGAAATTCACTCTTTAATTTGAAACTGAGTAAGCATCTTGTGTAACTCATTGTTATGACAAAAACTTCATTATGGGCAATGCATTTATatgttcattaaaatattttttattttcttcagacACCTTTTTTGCCAGCCATGTTCAGTCCTATCTGCACAATCACCATCTTCTTATGCTTCATTGTATCATCATTTGATTATTCCTGGTCTCTCCCAGCTCATGATGCCAATTTGAGGTTAGATTAATTCTTTTAGCATattattacaaattttgtaaacagTTATTATTCTTATGTTTTTATGTGCTTACTTTGTTTTGATCATGCTAAATTTGATGTGACATTTATTTCctaaattttcactcaaaattaccTTACAATTATCAGATggataattaaagaaaaaactagttcataaaataagtaaataaagaggTTTACAAAGCCTGCggtgtttaaaattttcttttaaattagtttttataccTAGACGCAAgtatatttatttctgtttgattttggGGAAAAGCACTATTTCAAACTGACCCctggagaggtttttttttttttttaaacaaggtttAGATGTTATCAATAAGCTTGTAGAGAACGTAAATTCTTTGAAAATACTTCcaacttactttttttaataatatttcctaCACTCAAAAAGTTTACGAAGCAAATATTTGGTGCCGAAACCACTACGCACCGAATTGAACTGCGCCGAAGCGGTCGGAACCGAATCACCGTGACGAAACGATCGCGTCAAAACGGAAACGCCGAATCGTAACATTTTTTAATATCACGTGCGTTTTTGTACTATTTCAAAATGTTCTTCAAGATTACCATGTTGCAACAagaatgtaaattttaatttcttattttgtttgtgaaaattttgtttctcttaataaataagaaaagcaaaaactttgttttgtataacattgatttttctttacctatttttaatatttttttattgacacTCCGCGTTATTTTTTCAgaccaacatttttaattttgaggaATGTATGTCAAACTGCTTTATCTGGACCTATTTTCCTACATTGTCTAAATATCGTTTATTATTATATAGAATGCCTATGCTGCGATCACGGAAAAGATAGACTAGAAGTAGGCAAAGAAATGCTCCATTTGGCGACGTTAATTACGCGTTTGGCTTGGACAAGAACTCATTGGTGCCAAGTAGCCGGCGTATGCGAACAGAATTGGTTTACTTTGCTTTTATTCCAaagaaaatctccaaatttgGCATAGAGACAAACTATCTGGCAACCTATTTGTTTGTTTCAGTCTGTGTTTACCgtgaactaagttttttttaaataagtattatatacaatatattcagtaaattaccgcccattagctagggctaaagcagaaatacatcgccagctcagtcatttccagccgaggactgcagtttcgtgcttattagcactcatcagcccggcataggaaagtgactgagctggagatggaaaacctcttaaggaagccaagagtgcccaacaaactggtagctaatatagaattagcacagaccagacgagtgaccgaagcaatggttcggttcaactcgaagattgaaggcaaggcatggtatattcagtaaattaccgcccattagctagggctaaagcagaaatacatgaactacaccgccagctcagtcatttccagccgaggactgcagtttcgtgcttattagcactcatcagctcgacataggaaagtgactgagctggagatggaaaacctcttaagaggtTCCTCCTAATCTAAGATAACGTTGATTGAAAGTATACTTACATGctactttaattttatatttttacttgtcTGTCAACAGGTCAAAGAGATCAGTGGATGTGGATAATCCAGAAGATGTATTCAGAGTGCTCTTTAAGCTCGCTCAAGACGTAATTGATTCTGATAACGGGATCCAGtatgtagatttttttaattttagtatttgACGCaagtgaaatgttaaaaaaaaaaaatgtatgttgttTCTCAATCTTAGATGCAAAATATCAACTTATGCCTAATTTCGTAATTAGTAAAAATGGTAATATAGAACTGTCTCACTCTGACTCTCATTTGTTATTTGTGAATTGAAGCTAGCGTAACAGCTATTCACTGTTAAACAGTTCGAAGTCTTGATTCATCATGTTCATCTGAAGTAGTCACAGCTGATAACATTATTACGTAATGTTTCTTCTCTTCTTCCTCttcggaattttaaaataaatatttttttgtttctttagtaAAGAAATTGAATTCTCcaattaaaaaaagtacttttaattgCATATTTTCATAAAGTATGAAATAATCAACAACGAGCGAGAAGAATAGCTTTCACACTCCGTCAAAAAGTTCCAATTCTTCTATTTTCTTTTGTTGATGCCACTCCAAGAAAATCAATAAACAGCGAAgacatataattaaattaaatgatgCAAGAAAATATAAAGCGTTGCAGACGATAGtaaattcataaaaagtaaatGTAAGCGCAGCAAATGATAAATTTACAAAACTCGTTCtattttgaactgtttttttttttttttttttccaaacatttacGTTCCAGAGCCTTCTGGAAACACTATTAAAATGAGGTTTAAGACTTTTATTTCATGTTACCTAGAAGAAGATCCTTTGTATATCTTGCGTTGTCGGAACataataaatataagaaaatgacATAATAAAAGTAAGTGGAATAAATGTTCGAAAAGCTGTATTCCGATTTGAAAAGAAACATTGAAAACCCATACGAAAATTTTTGCTCTCAGCCGCTTCAATTATTTTTGCATTCCTTTATGAAGGTATAGGATTTCTTAGGAAATTCTGTTCTATTTTTGTTATG
The nucleotide sequence above comes from Uloborus diversus isolate 005 unplaced genomic scaffold, Udiv.v.3.1 scaffold_774, whole genome shotgun sequence. Encoded proteins:
- the LOC129233884 gene encoding diuretic hormone class 2-like translates to MFSPICTITIFLCFIVSSFDYSWSLPAHDANLRSKRSVDVDNPEDVFRVLFKLAQDVIDSDNGIHSDKRGIDLGLSRGFSGSQAAKHL